In the Danio rerio strain Tuebingen ecotype United States chromosome 8, GRCz12tu, whole genome shotgun sequence genome, one interval contains:
- the egr3 gene encoding early growth response protein 3 (The RefSeq protein has 1 substitution compared to this genomic sequence), translating to MTGKLADKIPITMSSLINTIPDSLYPEEDIPTSMNIFTNPDSISHYSQMNTDNIMDLGMGGEKGSGEIQYGSGSFQSGRSGQTVTYLGKFAFDTPPSGSIGGSGWCPDNNIISLVSAGILGVSPSPGNITTQTSSSSGSMGGQSSDMEQVYAPPLPAYSTCGEIYPEQVTFHHSPATSSSLPYPSSDYHTTSKPGMDGSLFSMIPDYNLFHHQGDVGVMEHKPFQTMDPIRVNPPPITPLETIRAFKDKQQIHPGFLGGQQHVSQHHQPSQTLALKPIRPRKYPNRPSKTPVHERPHACPAENCDRRFSRSDELTRHLRIHTGHKPFQCRICMRSFSRSDHLTTHIRTHTGEKPFSCEFCGRKFARSDERKRHAKVHLKQKDKKPTDKGSSAGAGGNHTSPPSSCGSAGPSSTNIMTVTTCA from the exons ATGACAGGTAAACTAGCGGACAAGATCCCTATTACCATGAGCAGTTTAATCAACACCATACCTGACAGTCTCTACCCAGAAGAAGACATCCCAACTTCTATGAACATTTTCGCAAACCCGGACTCCATTTCGCACTACTCGCAGATGAATACAG ATAATATCATGGACTTGGGGATGGGCGGCGAGAAGGGCAGCGGAGAAATTCAGTACGGCTCCGGCAGCTTCCAGTCTGGGCGAAGTGGGCAGACCGTCACCTACCTGGGCAAGTTTGCATTCGACACCCCTCCTTCAGGCAGCATCGGCGGCTCCGGCTGGTGTCCCGACAACAACATCATAAGCCTGGTGAGTGCAGGCATCCTAGGGGTGTCCCCTTCACCTGGAAACatcaccacccagacgtcttcaTCCAGCGGCAGCATGGGTGGCCAGTCTTCAGACATGGAGCAAGTATACGCACCACCCCTACCTGCCTACTCCACCTGTGGAGAAATATACCCAGAGCAGGTGACGTTCCACCACAGTCCGGCCACGTCCTCATCCTTGCCCTACCCGAGCTCTGACTACCACACCACCTCTAAACCAGGCATGGACGGCAGTCTCTTCTCCATGATCCCAGACTACAACCTCTTCCATCATCAGGGAGACGTAGGGGTGATGGAGCATAAACCCTTTCAAACCATGGACCCTATCAGGGTGAACCCGCCTCCCATAACTCCCCTCGAGACCATTCGAGCTTTTAAGGATAAGCAGCAGATTCATCCCGGCTTCCTCGGTGGGCAACAGCACGTTTCGCAACATCATCAACCCTCTCAGACACTAGCTCTCAAACCTATCCGTCCAAGAAAGTATCCCAACAGGCCGAGCAAAACTCCAGTGCACGAGAGACCACATGCCTGTCCGGCCGAGAACTGTGACCGGCGTTTTTCGCGATCCGATGAGTTGACGCGGCACCTGCGCATCCACACAGGACACAAACCCTTCCAGTGCCGCATCTGCATGCGGTCCTTCAGTCGCAGTGACCATCTCACCACACACATCCGCACACACACCGGCGAGAAGCCGTTCTCTTGCGAATTCTGTGGACGCAAGTTTGCGCGGAGCGACGAGCGAAAGCGGCACGCCAAGGTGCACCTCAAACAGAAGGACAAGAAACCCACGGACAAGGGCAGCAGTGCTGGGGCAGGGGGGAACCACACTTCTCCTCCCAGCTCCTGTGGGAGCGCAGGACCCAGCAGTACTAACATCATGACCGTCACCACTTGTGCATGA
- the egr3 gene encoding early growth response protein 3 isoform X1: MLHFLLYFLEQAINRDNIMDLGMGGEKGSGEIQYGSGSFQSGRSGQTVTYLGKFAFDTPPSGSIGGSGWCPDNNIISLVSAGILGVSPSPGNITTQTSSSSGSMGGQSSDMEQVYAPPLPAYSTCGEIYPEQVTFHHSPATSSSLPYPSSDYHTTSKPGMDGSLFSMIPDYNLFHHQGDVGVMEHKPFQTMDPIRVNPPPITPLETIRAFKDKQQIHPGFLGGQQHVSQHHQPSQTLALKPIRPRKYPNRPSKTPVHERPHACPAENCDRRFSRSDELTRHLRIHTGHKPFQCRICMRSFSRSDHLTTHIRTHTGEKPFSCEFCGRKFARSDERKRHAKVHLKQKDKKPTDKGSSAGAGGNHTSPPSSCGSAGPSSTNIMTVTTCA, translated from the exons ATGCTTCACTTTCTCCTATATTTTTTGGAACAGGCGATTAACAGAG ATAATATCATGGACTTGGGGATGGGCGGCGAGAAGGGCAGCGGAGAAATTCAGTACGGCTCCGGCAGCTTCCAGTCTGGGCGAAGTGGGCAGACCGTCACCTACCTGGGCAAGTTTGCATTCGACACCCCTCCTTCAGGCAGCATCGGCGGCTCCGGCTGGTGTCCCGACAACAACATCATAAGCCTGGTGAGTGCAGGCATCCTAGGGGTGTCCCCTTCACCTGGAAACatcaccacccagacgtcttcaTCCAGCGGCAGCATGGGTGGCCAGTCTTCAGACATGGAGCAAGTATACGCACCACCCCTACCTGCCTACTCCACCTGTGGAGAAATATACCCAGAGCAGGTGACGTTCCACCACAGTCCGGCCACGTCCTCATCCTTGCCCTACCCGAGCTCTGACTACCACACCACCTCTAAACCAGGCATGGACGGCAGTCTCTTCTCCATGATCCCAGACTACAACCTCTTCCATCATCAGGGAGACGTAGGGGTGATGGAGCATAAACCCTTTCAAACCATGGACCCTATCAGGGTGAACCCGCCTCCCATAACTCCCCTCGAGACCATTCGAGCTTTTAAGGATAAGCAGCAGATTCATCCCGGCTTCCTCGGTGGGCAACAGCACGTTTCGCAACATCATCAACCCTCTCAGACACTAGCTCTCAAACCTATCCGTCCAAGAAAGTATCCCAACAGGCCGAGCAAAACTCCAGTGCACGAGAGACCACATGCCTGTCCGGCCGAGAACTGTGACCGGCGTTTTTCGCGATCCGATGAGTTGACGCGGCACCTGCGCATCCACACAGGACACAAACCCTTCCAGTGCCGCATCTGCATGCGGTCCTTCAGTCGCAGTGACCATCTCACCACACACATCCGCACACACACCGGCGAGAAGCCGTTCTCTTGCGAATTCTGTGGACGCAAGTTTGCGCGGAGCGACGAGCGAAAGCGGCACGCCAAGGTGCACCTCAAACAGAAGGACAAGAAACCCACGGACAAGGGCAGCAGTGCTGGGGCAGGGGGGAACCACACTTCTCCTCCCAGCTCCTGTGGGAGCGCAGGACCCAGCAGTACTAACATCATGACCGTCACCACTTGTGCATGA
- the egr3 gene encoding early growth response protein 3 isoform X2 — protein MDLGMGGEKGSGEIQYGSGSFQSGRSGQTVTYLGKFAFDTPPSGSIGGSGWCPDNNIISLVSAGILGVSPSPGNITTQTSSSSGSMGGQSSDMEQVYAPPLPAYSTCGEIYPEQVTFHHSPATSSSLPYPSSDYHTTSKPGMDGSLFSMIPDYNLFHHQGDVGVMEHKPFQTMDPIRVNPPPITPLETIRAFKDKQQIHPGFLGGQQHVSQHHQPSQTLALKPIRPRKYPNRPSKTPVHERPHACPAENCDRRFSRSDELTRHLRIHTGHKPFQCRICMRSFSRSDHLTTHIRTHTGEKPFSCEFCGRKFARSDERKRHAKVHLKQKDKKPTDKGSSAGAGGNHTSPPSSCGSAGPSSTNIMTVTTCA, from the coding sequence ATGGACTTGGGGATGGGCGGCGAGAAGGGCAGCGGAGAAATTCAGTACGGCTCCGGCAGCTTCCAGTCTGGGCGAAGTGGGCAGACCGTCACCTACCTGGGCAAGTTTGCATTCGACACCCCTCCTTCAGGCAGCATCGGCGGCTCCGGCTGGTGTCCCGACAACAACATCATAAGCCTGGTGAGTGCAGGCATCCTAGGGGTGTCCCCTTCACCTGGAAACatcaccacccagacgtcttcaTCCAGCGGCAGCATGGGTGGCCAGTCTTCAGACATGGAGCAAGTATACGCACCACCCCTACCTGCCTACTCCACCTGTGGAGAAATATACCCAGAGCAGGTGACGTTCCACCACAGTCCGGCCACGTCCTCATCCTTGCCCTACCCGAGCTCTGACTACCACACCACCTCTAAACCAGGCATGGACGGCAGTCTCTTCTCCATGATCCCAGACTACAACCTCTTCCATCATCAGGGAGACGTAGGGGTGATGGAGCATAAACCCTTTCAAACCATGGACCCTATCAGGGTGAACCCGCCTCCCATAACTCCCCTCGAGACCATTCGAGCTTTTAAGGATAAGCAGCAGATTCATCCCGGCTTCCTCGGTGGGCAACAGCACGTTTCGCAACATCATCAACCCTCTCAGACACTAGCTCTCAAACCTATCCGTCCAAGAAAGTATCCCAACAGGCCGAGCAAAACTCCAGTGCACGAGAGACCACATGCCTGTCCGGCCGAGAACTGTGACCGGCGTTTTTCGCGATCCGATGAGTTGACGCGGCACCTGCGCATCCACACAGGACACAAACCCTTCCAGTGCCGCATCTGCATGCGGTCCTTCAGTCGCAGTGACCATCTCACCACACACATCCGCACACACACCGGCGAGAAGCCGTTCTCTTGCGAATTCTGTGGACGCAAGTTTGCGCGGAGCGACGAGCGAAAGCGGCACGCCAAGGTGCACCTCAAACAGAAGGACAAGAAACCCACGGACAAGGGCAGCAGTGCTGGGGCAGGGGGGAACCACACTTCTCCTCCCAGCTCCTGTGGGAGCGCAGGACCCAGCAGTACTAACATCATGACCGTCACCACTTGTGCATGA